CCAACGCCGCCGCTCGCGGCTGGCACGGGGTGGCCGTCAACTTCCGCTCGTGCAGCGGCGAGTTGAACCGCCTGCCACGGTTTTATCACTCCGGCGAAACACACGATCTCGATTGGGTCGTCTCTTCGTTGATCACCCGCTCACCCCATCGCCCCCTCGCCCTGGTCGGGTTTTCGCTCGGCGGCAATGTCATGCTCAAGTGGCTCGGGGAGCGAGGAGAGAAGGTGCCGGACTGTCTCCGCGCTGCCGTCGCCGTGTCGGTGCCGTATGATCTGGGAGTGGCGGCGCACCGGGTTGATCACGGATTCGGCCGCGTGTACGGCCGGGTCTTTTTGCGGACGTTGAAAGTCAAAGCGCTGGAAAAGGCTGCCCGCTTTCCCGGACTCGTTGATCCTCACCTTGTGCGCGGACTCTCCAGCTTCGCGGAGTTTGACGAGCACGTGACCGCGCCGATCCACGGGTTCGCCGGAGCCGAGGACTATTGGGCGCGCTCGAGCTGTCTGCCGTGGCTTGAGAACATCCGCAAGCCCACGCTTCTGATCAGTGCGGACGATGACCCGTTTCTCCCGTCAACTTATCTGCCGCGGGAGTCCGTGGCCCGATCGGCCTGGCTGGAAGCCGATTTCACCGAAGGCGGCGGGCACGTGGGTTTCGTGCGAGGGGCGTGGCCGTGGTCCGCGTCGTACTGGGTGGACCAACGGGCGGTGGACTACCTGGAGGCCGCTACGCGGCCAACTCTCCGCGCCAGACCGTGACCGCTTGCCCGCCCAATAACACCCGCGAGTCCTGGACGCGGACTCGTACCACGCCGCCGCGGGTGGAGAGCTGACGTGCGAGCATCTCGTCCTTCCGCAATCGGGTCTTCCAGTACGGTCCCAAGCAGCAGTGTGCGGATCCGGTGACCGGGTCTTCGTCAATGCCCGCGCCTGGGCCAAAGAACCGGGAGACAAAGTCGACGTCTTGTGAGCTGGCCCGACTGGTGACCATGACGCCCCGCATGGGGATGGCGGCGAGCTGCGCCAGATCCGGTTTCAACGCCCGGACGGTTTCTTCCGAGTCCACTTCCACCAGATAGTCCCACCGATTTTTGCCCACGTACCGCGGCGCGACGCCCAGGGCGGTCGCCAGGCCCGGTGGAGCGGTTGTGGGCTGTTCACGCTCCGACGGGAAGTCGAGCTCGATCCACGACCCTTGTCGGTTCGCGGTCAGCAACCCGCTCTTGGTTTGAAAGCGCGCGGGCTCGTGCGGCGCCAAATGTCCTTCTTCCCACAACACATGCGCGCTCGCCAGCGTGGCATGGCCACACAGCTCCACCTCCACGGTCGGTGTGAACCAGCGCAGGATGTATTCCTCCGCGTGCCGATACAGAAACGCGGTCTCGGACAAGTTCATCTCTCGTGCGATGGTTTGCATCCACGTTTCATCCGCGGGAGCGGGGAGCACGCACACCGCCGCGGGGTTTCCGGTAAACGGTGTGTCGGTAAATGCGTTGACCTGAGTGATCTTCTGACCCATGGGCTGGAGCCTTTTCGCACATTGTGCGCGATCACGCCAGGGTTTCTCAACACCGGATGGGAAGAGGCGCGTTGACCTGCTGAGCCGGGTGGGCTATAACCAAATCCTCGCGATTGACGGAGGCCCCATGTCCGCAGAGAAGCGGCTCGAAGCGCTCGGACTGACGCTCCCTCCCCCGCCGAAGCCGGTGGCCTCCTATGTCCCGGCGGTCCGCAGCGGGGCACTCTTGTTTCTGAGCGGCATTCTGCCGATGCAAGACGGCAAGCCCGCGTGGACCGGAAAGCTCGGCCGCGAGTTGACCGTTGAGCAAGGTGCTGAAGCCGCACGCCTGGCGTGCCTGAATGCGCTCGCCGTCGTCAAGGCGGAACTCGGCACCCTGGATACCGTCAAACGTATCGTGCGTCTCGGCGGCCACGTGGCTTCGGCCGATGGCTTCACGCAACAGCCCGCCGTGGTCAACGGCGCTTCGGACCTGCTGGTGACAATTTTCGGTGAGGCCGGCCGCCATGCTCGCTTGGCGTTGGGCGCGCACGAGTTGCCGCTGGGCGCAGCAATCGAGCTGGAGTTGATCGTCGAAGTCGCGTCGGATCACGCATAGGATGCCCAATCCCTTCATCCATATCGAGCTTCAGACCCAGGATCTCGCCAAAGCCAGGGCGTTTTACGCGGCGCTGTTTGATTGGCGGCTCGATGACCTGCCGGGGATGAAATACACCATGATCGAGGTCGGCGAGGGCACGGGCGGGGGGATGATGCAGGCCAAAGAACCAGGGCCGTCGTCGCAGTGGATCCCGTTCATCGAAGTCGAGGACGTTCACGGCACCACCCAGCGTATCCGGACATTGGGTGGGACGATTCTCAAAGGGCCGGCGAAGGTGCCGGGTTACGGCTGGTACAGCGTGGTCATCGATCCCACCGGCGCCACGTTCGGGATCTGGAAGCCGGAGACGAGTCGGGACGCGGCGTGAGATCGGTGGAGTCCCGTGGCCCGACCGGCTCCCCACCGACGGAGTGGTTCGTGTGAACCTCATTCTCCGGATGCTCCGTATCCTGATCGCCGCGCTGGTGGGCCGACGGATCGACCCTCTCGGCGAGTCGTTTGTTCCGTTTCGAGTCTGGGTCAATGACCTGGACACCAACCTGCACATGAACAATGGCCGCTACCTCACCATCATGGACCTCGGCCGGTTGGATTTCATCGTACGCACCGGACTGGGCGGGATCATGCTTAAACGGCGCTGGCGGCCGATGGTGGGTTCCGCCGTGATCCGGTTTCGGAGAGGTCTGGCGCCGTTCGAGCGCTACGAGTTGAAGACCCGCGTGGTGTGGTGGGACGACAAGTGGTTCTGGATCGAGCAACGGTTCGAGCGGGCCGGAGCCCTGGTGGCAATCGGCGCGGTGAAAGGACTGTTCCGGCAGGCGACGGGCAACGTGCCGACTCCAG
The genomic region above belongs to Nitrospirota bacterium and contains:
- a CDS encoding thioesterase family protein, which codes for MNLILRMLRILIAALVGRRIDPLGESFVPFRVWVNDLDTNLHMNNGRYLTIMDLGRLDFIVRTGLGGIMLKRRWRPMVGSAVIRFRRGLAPFERYELKTRVVWWDDKWFWIEQRFERAGALVAIGAVKGLFRQATGNVPTPEVLALLGVRERPGAIPDWIAAWRDAEPFSPDSSAVKSSSIVAR
- a CDS encoding RidA family protein, with amino-acid sequence MSAEKRLEALGLTLPPPPKPVASYVPAVRSGALLFLSGILPMQDGKPAWTGKLGRELTVEQGAEAARLACLNALAVVKAELGTLDTVKRIVRLGGHVASADGFTQQPAVVNGASDLLVTIFGEAGRHARLALGAHELPLGAAIELELIVEVASDHA
- a CDS encoding VOC family protein, which produces MPNPFIHIELQTQDLAKARAFYAALFDWRLDDLPGMKYTMIEVGEGTGGGMMQAKEPGPSSQWIPFIEVEDVHGTTQRIRTLGGTILKGPAKVPGYGWYSVVIDPTGATFGIWKPETSRDAA
- a CDS encoding PhzF family phenazine biosynthesis protein, giving the protein MGQKITQVNAFTDTPFTGNPAAVCVLPAPADETWMQTIAREMNLSETAFLYRHAEEYILRWFTPTVEVELCGHATLASAHVLWEEGHLAPHEPARFQTKSGLLTANRQGSWIELDFPSEREQPTTAPPGLATALGVAPRYVGKNRWDYLVEVDSEETVRALKPDLAQLAAIPMRGVMVTSRASSQDVDFVSRFFGPGAGIDEDPVTGSAHCCLGPYWKTRLRKDEMLARQLSTRGGVVRVRVQDSRVLLGGQAVTVWRGELAA
- a CDS encoding hydrolase, which encodes MTDRAHPLIQLPLSSDPFRPPWWLRNRHGQTIWRRVAGRTPSLAYRRERLDTPDGDFLDLDWLDRQSGAPDAPLLIVLHGLEGSSRAKYVLGVLANAAARGWHGVAVNFRSCSGELNRLPRFYHSGETHDLDWVVSSLITRSPHRPLALVGFSLGGNVMLKWLGERGEKVPDCLRAAVAVSVPYDLGVAAHRVDHGFGRVYGRVFLRTLKVKALEKAARFPGLVDPHLVRGLSSFAEFDEHVTAPIHGFAGAEDYWARSSCLPWLENIRKPTLLISADDDPFLPSTYLPRESVARSAWLEADFTEGGGHVGFVRGAWPWSASYWVDQRAVDYLEAATRPTLRARP